A window of Jannaschia sp. M317 contains these coding sequences:
- a CDS encoding endonuclease/exonuclease/phosphatase family protein, giving the protein MCAAPVAAETIRIATYHAELSRKGPAVLLRDLTAGKDAQVDAVLTVIAAAQADILLLLDVDWDFGGAAVAALVDGLGARGLAYPHQVALAPNAGVPSGFDLDGNGRLGEGRDALGYGRFTGDGGMALLSRLPLGQITDHSAVLWSEVSAAPAAVLPVGAAAVVPLASVAQWEVSVPLGDGVLTLLTLNANTPVFDGPEDRNGLRNADELAFVAGLAGAVPRPVVLGRANIDPMDGEGDRAALRRLLEHPALSDPEPTGQGGGGDHAGDPALDTVDWEGPGPLRVDYILPSRDLRVIDSGVIWPAPDDPLADVVRTASRGRLVWVDVSLP; this is encoded by the coding sequence TTGTGCGCGGCTCCGGTCGCCGCCGAGACGATCCGCATCGCCACCTATCATGCAGAGCTGAGCCGCAAGGGCCCCGCCGTCCTGCTGCGCGACCTGACCGCGGGCAAGGACGCGCAGGTCGATGCCGTGCTGACGGTCATCGCGGCGGCGCAGGCGGATATCTTGCTGCTGCTGGATGTGGATTGGGATTTTGGCGGGGCGGCGGTCGCCGCGCTTGTCGACGGGCTGGGCGCCCGCGGGCTGGCCTATCCGCATCAGGTCGCGCTGGCCCCGAATGCGGGGGTGCCCAGCGGGTTCGACCTGGATGGCAACGGGAGGCTGGGCGAGGGGCGTGACGCCTTGGGTTATGGCCGGTTCACCGGCGATGGCGGCATGGCACTGCTGTCGCGGCTGCCGCTTGGGCAGATCACGGATCACTCTGCGGTGCTCTGGTCCGAGGTCAGCGCGGCGCCCGCCGCCGTTCTGCCTGTGGGCGCGGCGGCGGTGGTGCCCTTGGCTTCGGTCGCGCAGTGGGAAGTGTCGGTTCCCTTGGGCGATGGCGTGCTGACGCTTTTGACGTTGAATGCCAATACGCCGGTGTTCGACGGGCCCGAAGATCGCAACGGCCTGCGCAACGCCGACGAACTGGCCTTTGTCGCGGGATTGGCGGGTGCGGTCCCGCGGCCCGTGGTTCTGGGGCGTGCCAACATTGATCCCATGGACGGCGAAGGCGACCGCGCCGCGTTGCGCAGGCTTTTGGAACACCCGGCCTTGTCCGACCCGGAACCGACTGGGCAGGGGGGCGGGGGCGACCACGCGGGCGACCCGGCGCTGGACACCGTCGATTGGGAGGGGCCGGGCCCCCTGCGGGTGGATTACATCCTGCCGTCCCGTGATCTGCGGGTCATCGATTCGGGCGTGATCTGGCCTGCACCGGACGATCCCCTGGCCGACGTGGTTCGGACCGCCAGCCGGGGGCGGCTGGTCTGGGTCGATGTCTCGCTTCCTTGA
- a CDS encoding extracellular solute-binding protein — MTFLRQTAFAALASLGLGGAAQAVEIEYWQYFFDARVDAMEQLIENFQAANPDITVTMTHFPYADYRTKVAAAIPAGEGPDVVQLFYGWLNDYVEAELIQPLPSDVFPAAKIDAEFFPMVQAMKDGENYWALPTAVRSLALFYNERLFEEAGIESPPETLEEMMEVAAALTKKDGAGNITQVGITAGMTAQDHHWWREGLVRQMGGEPYVDDYKTVNYNSDAGRMAAEFYTNMFMGEDPVTGIGFMDEPQAAFKAGRAGMHIDGSFRIGSLNGVRGLNWGVTELPANADGVRSNYSSYWVNAITTKAEGEKYDAAVKFMEYVTSDEAMQIWLDVVGELPAKPSVGMTDANANDDTFGPFIRGLAYANTTKFANESAQRQLMVEMVERVQLEGMTPADSLAIAAEAEQKILDEYYSE; from the coding sequence ATGACGTTCCTAAGACAGACTGCTTTCGCTGCCCTCGCTTCGCTTGGGCTCGGAGGTGCCGCGCAAGCGGTTGAAATCGAATACTGGCAATACTTCTTCGACGCGCGTGTCGACGCGATGGAGCAGTTGATCGAGAATTTTCAGGCTGCGAACCCCGACATCACCGTCACGATGACGCATTTCCCCTACGCCGACTATCGCACCAAGGTCGCCGCCGCGATTCCCGCAGGCGAAGGCCCGGACGTTGTGCAGCTGTTCTACGGATGGCTGAACGACTACGTCGAAGCAGAGCTGATCCAGCCGCTTCCGTCGGACGTTTTCCCGGCGGCAAAGATCGACGCAGAGTTCTTCCCGATGGTTCAGGCCATGAAGGACGGCGAAAACTACTGGGCGCTGCCGACAGCCGTGCGTTCGCTCGCTTTGTTCTACAACGAGCGTCTGTTCGAAGAGGCTGGCATCGAAAGCCCGCCCGAAACCCTGGAAGAGATGATGGAGGTCGCCGCCGCCCTGACCAAGAAGGACGGGGCCGGGAACATCACTCAGGTCGGTATCACCGCCGGCATGACCGCGCAGGATCATCATTGGTGGCGCGAAGGTCTGGTCCGTCAGATGGGCGGAGAGCCTTACGTCGACGACTACAAGACCGTGAACTACAATTCGGACGCCGGCCGCATGGCCGCCGAGTTCTATACGAACATGTTCATGGGTGAAGACCCGGTCACCGGTATCGGTTTCATGGACGAGCCGCAGGCCGCCTTCAAGGCCGGGCGCGCGGGCATGCACATCGATGGGTCGTTCCGTATCGGGTCGCTGAACGGGGTGCGCGGTCTGAACTGGGGCGTCACCGAGTTGCCCGCGAATGCGGACGGGGTGCGGTCCAACTACTCCTCCTACTGGGTGAACGCGATCACCACCAAGGCAGAGGGCGAGAAGTACGACGCCGCCGTCAAGTTCATGGAATACGTCACCTCTGACGAGGCGATGCAGATCTGGCTGGACGTGGTCGGCGAACTGCCTGCCAAGCCGTCGGTGGGTATGACCGACGCCAACGCCAACGACGACACCTTCGGGCCGTTCATCCGGGGGCTCGCCTATGCCAACACCACCAAATTCGCCAACGAAAGCGCGCAGCGCCAGCTGATGGTCGAAATGGTGGAGCGGGTGCAGCTGGAGGGGATGACCCCTGCCGACAGCCTGGCCATCGCCGCCGAGGCCGAACAGAAGATTCTCGACGAGTACTACTCCGAGTAA
- a CDS encoding DMT family transporter, giving the protein MPDRTSPLSGILLALLAFAAFSTHDIAVKMLGGGYAVFQILFFSVLLTFPLVVMMLLRDNQQGTLIPVHPWWTALRTVSAVITGFSAFYAFSVLPLAQVYAIIFASPLIITLLSIPILGERVGLHRGGAVIVGLAGVIIVLRPADLDLGLGHMAALTAAFFGALAAVIMRKIGRDERTAVMMLYPMMANFVIMGALMPFVYRPMPLPDLGLWVMMAVLAFAASVALIHAYRRAEAVLVAPMQYSQILWAALYGWWFFDETIDLVTGLGAAVIIASGLYIVLREGRGRSNNSPVLRTRSRAETGTAPRISPMLSDEDRTVPQDRS; this is encoded by the coding sequence ATGCCCGACCGTACCTCTCCGCTATCCGGTATTCTGCTGGCGCTTCTGGCGTTCGCTGCCTTTTCGACCCACGATATCGCGGTAAAGATGCTGGGCGGCGGCTATGCCGTTTTCCAGATCCTGTTCTTCAGCGTTCTGCTGACCTTTCCGTTGGTGGTGATGATGCTGCTGCGGGACAATCAGCAGGGAACCCTGATCCCGGTGCACCCATGGTGGACGGCGCTGCGAACCGTGTCGGCGGTGATCACGGGCTTTTCCGCGTTTTATGCGTTCTCGGTCCTGCCGTTGGCGCAGGTCTATGCGATCATCTTTGCCTCGCCTCTGATCATCACCTTGCTGTCGATCCCGATCCTCGGAGAGCGGGTCGGCCTGCATCGCGGTGGGGCGGTCATCGTTGGTCTGGCCGGCGTGATCATCGTCTTGCGCCCTGCCGATCTGGACCTTGGGCTGGGTCATATGGCGGCCCTGACCGCTGCCTTCTTTGGTGCATTGGCCGCCGTCATCATGCGCAAGATCGGGCGGGATGAGCGGACAGCGGTGATGATGCTCTATCCGATGATGGCGAATTTCGTGATCATGGGGGCGCTGATGCCCTTCGTCTATCGGCCGATGCCCCTGCCGGATCTGGGCCTGTGGGTGATGATGGCGGTTCTGGCCTTTGCCGCCTCTGTCGCGTTGATCCATGCCTATCGTCGCGCCGAAGCGGTCCTGGTCGCGCCGATGCAGTATTCCCAGATCCTGTGGGCTGCGCTTTATGGCTGGTGGTTCTTTGACGAGACGATCGATCTGGTGACCGGTCTGGGCGCGGCGGTCATCATTGCATCGGGCCTGTATATCGTTCTGCGCGAGGGGCGGGGCCGGTCGAACAATTCGCCGGTGTTGCGGACACGGTCGCGGGCCGAAACCGGTACCGCGCCGCGCATCTCTCCGATGCTGTCGGACGAGGACCGGACAGTGCCGCAGGACCGCTCTTAA
- a CDS encoding ROK family transcriptional regulator: MSYSRPMTSQAPSRGVTPARSRDHNRQLVLGHLHAGGALGRAELARRSGLSTQAVSNIIAELEQDGLLRDEGLQQGKRGLPARQYAVNATGAFALGIEVRPGAILAALMDLSGQPVWHDRRPLDRATPQAVTAILPDLKAAALAAAPSARNRLLGAGVALPGPFGRTGLRGDGSDLPGWEDVDARAVFAQALDLAVTVENDANAAAISERIALAPEGVTTFATLYFGTGLGLAIVQDGRIVPGAFGNAGEIGHIPVATPQGMQPLEECLSRLSVERHLAAHGRVVRDMPALQALFDAGDPALMAWLDAARDPFGQAIAILENLLDPQTILLCGAMPEGIVRHLTETVALPARSVARRGDNPQPALRVGRCSRTAATLGAAALVLNRTFTPALAA; this comes from the coding sequence TTGAGTTATTCCCGACCCATGACCTCTCAGGCCCCCTCTCGCGGCGTCACGCCCGCCCGCTCTCGCGACCATAACCGACAGCTTGTTCTGGGCCACCTGCACGCGGGCGGGGCCTTGGGCCGGGCGGAACTGGCGCGGCGATCCGGTCTGTCGACTCAGGCCGTCAGCAACATCATCGCCGAGTTGGAACAAGACGGCCTTTTGCGCGACGAAGGCCTGCAACAAGGCAAGCGCGGACTGCCCGCGCGACAATATGCAGTGAACGCGACCGGGGCCTTTGCCCTGGGGATCGAGGTGCGGCCCGGTGCGATTCTGGCCGCCTTGATGGATCTGAGCGGCCAGCCTGTCTGGCATGACCGCCGCCCGCTGGACCGGGCCACCCCGCAGGCGGTGACCGCCATCCTGCCCGACCTGAAGGCCGCGGCCCTGGCCGCCGCACCCTCGGCCCGCAATCGACTGTTGGGCGCGGGGGTGGCGCTTCCTGGTCCATTCGGGCGCACCGGCCTGCGCGGCGACGGATCGGACCTGCCCGGATGGGAAGACGTGGACGCACGCGCGGTCTTTGCACAGGCGCTGGACCTGGCCGTGACCGTTGAAAACGACGCCAACGCCGCCGCGATCTCTGAACGTATCGCGCTGGCGCCCGAAGGCGTGACCACCTTTGCGACCCTCTATTTCGGGACCGGCCTGGGCCTTGCCATCGTGCAGGACGGCAGGATCGTCCCCGGTGCCTTTGGAAACGCCGGGGAAATCGGTCACATTCCCGTCGCCACCCCCCAGGGGATGCAACCCCTGGAGGAATGCCTCAGCCGCCTGTCCGTCGAACGTCACCTGGCCGCACATGGCCGCGTCGTGCGCGACATGCCGGCGTTGCAGGCGTTGTTCGATGCGGGGGACCCGGCGTTGATGGCCTGGCTCGATGCGGCGCGCGACCCGTTCGGACAGGCCATCGCGATCCTCGAAAACCTGCTGGATCCTCAGACGATCCTGCTGTGTGGGGCCATGCCCGAGGGCATCGTCCGTCACCTGACCGAAACGGTCGCCCTGCCCGCGCGGTCCGTCGCGCGGCGCGGCGACAATCCGCAGCCTGCGCTGCGCGTCGGTCGCTGTTCGCGGACGGCGGCGACGCTGGGTGCCGCGGCACTGGTGCTCAACCGAACCTTCACCCCGGCGCTTGCCGCCTGA
- a CDS encoding DUF4198 domain-containing protein — protein MKTLSKTFLAALCILAAPLQAHEFWIEPEAYTVATGETVKATFRNGQEFKGSNLSYIPSRSARFDMVTGDTVQPVPARMGDNPAVAIDTAPEGLLTVLQETTEQRLTYKEWVKWVNFAEHKDFTEVLEAHRARGLPDEGFREAYLRFAKALIAVGDGAGEDSARGMRVEFVAGANPYTDDLSGGLPVQILFDGAPKANAQIEMFEKAPDDSVTVTLHRADAEGRATLPVRPGHEYLLDSVTILPLEPEAENDPVWLTLWAALTFGVPQE, from the coding sequence ATGAAGACCCTTTCTAAAACGTTCCTGGCTGCACTGTGCATCTTGGCGGCCCCGCTTCAAGCGCATGAATTCTGGATAGAGCCCGAAGCTTACACTGTTGCGACAGGTGAGACCGTCAAGGCGACGTTTCGCAATGGGCAGGAATTCAAAGGCTCCAACCTCAGCTATATTCCGTCGCGGTCGGCACGGTTCGACATGGTGACGGGCGACACGGTCCAACCGGTGCCCGCGCGGATGGGCGACAATCCGGCGGTCGCGATCGACACCGCGCCCGAGGGCCTGCTGACGGTTCTGCAGGAGACGACCGAGCAGAGGCTGACCTACAAGGAATGGGTGAAATGGGTCAATTTCGCCGAGCACAAGGATTTCACCGAAGTGCTGGAGGCGCACCGGGCGCGGGGTCTGCCTGACGAAGGGTTCCGCGAAGCCTACCTGCGGTTCGCCAAGGCGTTGATCGCCGTGGGTGACGGGGCCGGAGAGGATTCCGCGCGCGGGATGCGGGTCGAATTCGTGGCTGGGGCCAATCCCTATACCGACGATCTGTCCGGCGGATTGCCGGTCCAGATCCTGTTCGACGGCGCGCCCAAGGCCAACGCCCAGATCGAGATGTTCGAAAAGGCCCCCGACGACAGCGTCACCGTCACCCTGCACCGCGCCGATGCCGAAGGCCGCGCGACCCTGCCGGTCAGGCCGGGGCACGAATACCTGCTCGACTCGGTCACCATTCTGCCGCTTGAGCCGGAGGCCGAGAACGATCCCGTCTGGCTGACGCTCTGGGCTGCGTTGACCTTTGGGGTGCCGCAGGAGTAA
- a CDS encoding PIG-L family deacetylase, translating to MTPDQTRLEADRAAPRILALWQALTALRSPLTFLQSGAHPDDEISAMLAALRFRDGLHIAYVCSTRGEGGQNDIGQEAGAALGTLRTAEMEAAAARLDMDMYWLSQRPGDIADFGFSKHGEETLDRWGRDRTLARFVQVVRRARPDILCPTFLDVPGQHGHHRAMTLLAHEVMQAAADPAFGSDLGPVWQVAKLYLPAWSGAGQAYDDDLPPPEATVKVHGTDRDPVSGWTWGRMGQHSRAMHRTQGMGRWPSEVPHDWPLHLVGGGVETAVTNGLPTSLADLDLGPAQAACDAAIAAFPDTTRILPEAARATALLRHATVAPEHAHRVATKIAQLHRVLWLASGTEVRATVDRDWIAPGDPAQLILEVSEGAAEAVSVSPLLDPGWSAEGDRLSVAPGTTSDPYPEAWLPLSPPAPALSVMAEVAGEAISMVLPFDRTPAALPGDAVTLSPQAEVVNLSTKAPAPDVRLSPDAATLDGWRIVDGKLAIPDDARPGLHEIPVLLNDAPALTVQQIQAAHTAPRVLAQPAILRLAMLEVALAPARVGYIGAGRDRVAHWLRRIGMGVTELSDAQLADDAALAQFDSLVIGIFALRFRPGLLERMPAIHAWTRAGGNLTTLYHRPWDNWDPEAAPPARLQVGQPSLRWRVTDEAAVVTHLVPDHPVLNGPNPIGPQDWQGWHKERGLYFASSWDAAYTPLLSMSDPDEQPLHGALVSADIGKGRHTHCALILHHQMNALVPGAFRLMANLVAPV from the coding sequence ATGACCCCCGACCAGACCCGGCTGGAAGCCGACCGCGCCGCGCCACGTATCCTGGCACTTTGGCAGGCGTTGACCGCCCTGCGCTCGCCGCTCACCTTCTTGCAGTCCGGGGCCCATCCCGACGATGAGATATCGGCGATGCTGGCCGCGTTGCGGTTCCGGGACGGGCTGCACATCGCTTATGTCTGCTCTACCCGTGGCGAAGGCGGACAGAACGATATCGGCCAGGAAGCCGGGGCCGCATTGGGCACGCTCCGCACCGCCGAGATGGAGGCCGCCGCCGCCCGTCTCGACATGGATATGTATTGGCTCAGCCAACGGCCTGGCGACATCGCCGACTTCGGCTTTTCCAAACACGGCGAAGAAACCCTGGACCGCTGGGGCCGCGACCGGACACTGGCGCGGTTCGTTCAGGTGGTGCGGCGGGCCAGGCCAGATATCCTGTGCCCGACGTTTCTGGACGTCCCGGGTCAGCATGGCCACCACCGCGCCATGACGTTGCTGGCCCATGAGGTCATGCAAGCCGCCGCCGATCCCGCGTTCGGGTCCGATCTGGGTCCGGTCTGGCAGGTGGCCAAGCTGTACCTGCCGGCCTGGTCCGGGGCCGGCCAGGCCTATGACGACGACCTGCCGCCGCCCGAGGCGACGGTCAAGGTGCATGGAACCGACCGCGACCCGGTCAGCGGCTGGACCTGGGGGCGGATGGGGCAACACTCCCGCGCGATGCACCGCACACAGGGGATGGGCCGCTGGCCGTCCGAGGTGCCCCACGACTGGCCTCTGCATCTGGTCGGCGGCGGGGTTGAGACCGCGGTGACCAACGGCCTGCCAACGTCGTTGGCCGATCTGGACCTTGGCCCGGCGCAGGCCGCCTGCGACGCCGCCATCGCCGCCTTTCCGGACACCACCCGAATTCTGCCGGAGGCCGCGCGCGCCACGGCCCTGTTGCGCCACGCGACCGTGGCCCCCGAACACGCCCACCGCGTCGCCACCAAGATCGCGCAACTGCACCGCGTTCTCTGGCTCGCCTCGGGGACCGAGGTGCGGGCGACCGTGGATCGCGACTGGATCGCGCCCGGGGACCCCGCGCAGCTGATCCTTGAGGTCAGCGAAGGGGCCGCCGAAGCGGTCAGCGTGTCGCCGCTGCTGGACCCTGGCTGGTCGGCCGAGGGCGACAGGCTGTCGGTCGCGCCCGGGACCACCTCTGACCCCTATCCGGAGGCCTGGTTGCCTTTGTCGCCCCCCGCCCCCGCGCTGTCGGTCATGGCCGAGGTTGCGGGTGAGGCGATCTCGATGGTCCTTCCCTTCGACCGCACGCCCGCAGCCCTGCCGGGCGATGCGGTGACCCTGAGCCCTCAGGCAGAGGTCGTGAACCTTTCGACCAAAGCACCCGCCCCGGATGTGCGCCTGTCACCCGACGCGGCGACCCTGGACGGCTGGCGGATCGTCGACGGCAAACTGGCCATCCCAGACGATGCGCGCCCTGGTCTGCATGAGATTCCCGTCCTGCTGAACGACGCCCCTGCCCTGACGGTCCAACAGATCCAGGCCGCACACACGGCACCCCGCGTTCTGGCGCAGCCCGCCATCCTGCGACTGGCCATGTTGGAGGTCGCGCTGGCCCCTGCGCGGGTCGGCTATATCGGTGCCGGACGCGACCGGGTGGCCCATTGGCTGAGGCGGATCGGGATGGGCGTGACCGAGTTGTCGGATGCTCAGCTGGCCGACGATGCGGCCCTGGCACAGTTCGACAGTCTCGTGATCGGGATCTTCGCGCTCCGCTTCCGCCCCGGGTTGTTGGAACGGATGCCCGCAATCCACGCCTGGACGCGTGCGGGCGGAAACCTGACGACGCTTTACCACCGCCCCTGGGACAACTGGGATCCGGAGGCGGCACCTCCGGCGCGGCTGCAGGTCGGTCAACCTTCGCTGCGCTGGCGGGTCACAGACGAAGCTGCGGTCGTAACCCATCTGGTTCCGGATCATCCGGTACTGAATGGTCCGAACCCGATTGGTCCGCAGGATTGGCAGGGATGGCACAAGGAACGCGGGCTGTACTTCGCCTCGTCCTGGGATGCGGCCTACACCCCGCTCTTGTCGATGTCGGACCCGGATGAGCAGCCGCTGCACGGCGCGCTGGTATCGGCTGACATCGGCAAGGGGCGGCACACCCATTGCGCCCTGATTCTGCACCACCAGATGAATGCGCTGGTCCCCGGCGCGTTCCGATTGATGGCCAATCTCGTTGCGCCTGTCTGA
- the leuD gene encoding 3-isopropylmalate dehydratase small subunit has translation MDKFDTLTGIAAPLPLINVDTDMIIPKQFLKTIKRSGLGVNLFDEMRYLDDGSENPDFVLNKPAYREAQIIVAGDNFGCGSSREHAPWALLDFGIRAVIAPSYADIFYNNCFKNGILPIVLPQDQVDALMEDAKNGANARITIDLDSQTVTGADGTTYAFAVDAFKKHCLLNGLDDIGLTMEKGAAIDTFESAAAQARPWV, from the coding sequence ATGGACAAGTTCGACACCCTCACCGGCATCGCCGCCCCTCTGCCCCTGATCAATGTCGATACCGACATGATCATTCCCAAGCAGTTCCTGAAGACCATCAAACGGTCCGGTCTGGGCGTGAACCTGTTCGACGAGATGCGCTATCTCGACGACGGGTCCGAAAACCCGGACTTCGTGTTGAACAAGCCCGCCTATCGCGAGGCACAGATCATTGTGGCGGGCGACAACTTCGGCTGCGGCTCGTCGCGCGAACATGCGCCCTGGGCGTTGCTCGACTTTGGCATCCGCGCGGTGATCGCGCCCAGCTATGCCGACATCTTCTACAACAACTGCTTCAAGAACGGCATCCTGCCGATCGTCTTGCCGCAGGATCAGGTGGACGCCCTGATGGAAGATGCCAAGAACGGCGCCAACGCCCGCATCACCATCGACCTGGACAGCCAGACGGTCACCGGGGCGGACGGTACAACCTATGCGTTTGCCGTGGACGCCTTCAAGAAGCACTGCCTGCTCAACGGTTTGGACGACATCGGCCTGACGATGGAGAAGGGTGCCGCCATCGACACCTTTGAATCTGCCGCTGCACAGGCCCGTCCTTGGGTTTAG
- the leuB gene encoding 3-isopropylmalate dehydrogenase, producing MANTLLILPGDGIGPEVMTEVRRVIDWFGANRGLDFEVSEDLVGGAAYDAHGTPLHDDTMAKAQEVDAVLLGAVGGPKYDNLDFSVKPERGLLRLRKEMDLFSNLRPAQCFDALADFSSLKKDIVSGLDIMIVRELTSGVYFGEPRGIHTEGNERVGINTQRYTESEIARVARSAFELAKKRGNKVCSMEKANVMESGILWRDVVQEIHDAEYPEVELSHMYADNGAMQLVRAPKQFDVIVTDNLFGDVLSDCAAMLTGSLGMLPSASLGLPMENGKPKALYEPVHGSAPDITGQGKANPIACILSFAMALRYSFDEGANADLLEGAVEKVLADGVRTADLMGPDGGTAVSTTGMGDAILAALDAAA from the coding sequence ATGGCAAACACCCTTCTGATCCTGCCCGGCGACGGCATCGGCCCCGAGGTCATGACCGAGGTGCGTCGCGTGATCGACTGGTTCGGCGCCAATCGCGGTCTGGACTTTGAGGTTTCCGAGGATCTGGTCGGCGGGGCCGCCTATGACGCCCACGGCACGCCCCTGCACGATGACACCATGGCCAAGGCTCAAGAGGTGGACGCCGTTCTGCTGGGTGCCGTTGGCGGGCCGAAGTACGACAACCTCGATTTCTCGGTCAAGCCGGAGCGGGGGCTGCTGCGTTTGCGCAAGGAAATGGACCTGTTCTCGAACCTGCGCCCGGCGCAGTGCTTTGACGCGCTGGCCGATTTTTCGTCGTTGAAGAAAGACATCGTCTCGGGCCTCGATATCATGATCGTGCGCGAACTGACGTCGGGCGTCTATTTCGGCGAGCCGCGCGGCATCCATACCGAGGGCAACGAACGCGTCGGCATCAACACGCAGCGCTACACCGAATCCGAGATCGCGCGCGTTGCGCGGTCAGCTTTCGAACTGGCCAAGAAGCGCGGCAACAAGGTCTGCTCCATGGAGAAGGCCAACGTGATGGAATCGGGTATCCTGTGGCGCGACGTGGTGCAGGAAATCCACGACGCCGAGTATCCCGAAGTCGAGCTGAGCCACATGTACGCCGACAACGGGGCCATGCAGCTGGTGCGCGCGCCCAAGCAGTTCGACGTCATCGTGACCGACAACCTGTTCGGCGACGTCCTGTCCGATTGTGCGGCGATGCTGACCGGGTCGCTGGGGATGCTGCCGTCTGCCTCGTTGGGTCTGCCCATGGAAAATGGCAAGCCGAAGGCGCTGTATGAGCCGGTCCACGGGTCCGCGCCCGACATCACCGGGCAGGGCAAGGCCAACCCGATCGCCTGTATTCTCAGCTTTGCCATGGCGTTGCGCTATTCCTTCGACGAGGGCGCGAATGCCGACCTGTTGGAGGGCGCGGTCGAAAAGGTGCTGGCCGACGGCGTGCGCACGGCGGATCTGATGGGACCCGATGGCGGTACGGCGGTCAGCACGACCGGCATGGGCGATGCGATCCTGGCGGCCCTCGACGCGGCTGCCTGA
- a CDS encoding methyl-accepting chemotaxis protein, giving the protein MPESPRTDWRLDPLVRIEKRLYPLQARLLLQLVRDPPGDAALAGDLRQTAGALRDVQARYFDAADVRLPVDVLGGCLALARAFEGRAAELEAEGPLARDYASWCCDVFPKAIETLMDGLRGAFLAAVLARQEDARQQAADAAREVHAISRQIHFISINATIEAARVGEMGRGFAVIGDQIQTLSRETTVALDRLKETVQMRR; this is encoded by the coding sequence ATGCCCGAATCCCCTCGTACGGATTGGCGTCTTGATCCGCTGGTGCGGATCGAAAAGCGGCTTTATCCGCTTCAGGCGCGTCTGTTGTTGCAACTTGTGCGTGACCCACCCGGGGATGCGGCGCTAGCCGGTGATCTACGGCAGACGGCGGGCGCGCTGCGCGACGTGCAGGCCAGGTATTTCGATGCCGCCGATGTGCGCCTGCCGGTCGACGTTCTGGGCGGCTGCCTCGCCCTTGCGCGCGCCTTCGAAGGACGCGCCGCAGAGCTGGAGGCTGAGGGACCGTTGGCCCGTGACTATGCGTCCTGGTGTTGCGATGTCTTCCCGAAGGCGATCGAAACCTTGATGGACGGCTTGCGAGGGGCCTTTCTCGCCGCGGTCCTTGCCCGGCAGGAAGACGCGCGTCAGCAGGCGGCCGATGCCGCGCGCGAGGTGCATGCGATTTCGCGTCAGATCCACTTCATCTCGATCAACGCCACGATCGAGGCGGCGCGCGTGGGCGAGATGGGGCGTGGGTTCGCCGTCATCGGCGATCAGATCCAGACATTGTCACGGGAAACCACGGTCGCGCTCGATCGTCTCAAAGAGACGGTGCAGATGCGGCGATAG
- a CDS encoding DMT family transporter, translating into MRLSESLRGGLWLFADMALNIWALSIVKAWGADVPAAQLVFLRAVTGLLVIAPWIWFARARFAETRAPGLHLLRVGLSTTALTCSFYAIARMPFALFTAINFTRPLMMIALAALFLSERAGPRRWMAAGLGLIGVVIAVEPGGGTSTLALLALTTTVFAGTAAIVVTRKLRDQPTVVLMTVYTAGLALATAPLAWVGWTPVGPSDWPVLLAIGLFAQSAQVCFLQAHRLAEAGLLAILGYGSLILSTTVGWLIFAEVPRAGFWIGAGLIVVSTVMARNSAGHRKQGG; encoded by the coding sequence TTGCGCCTGTCTGAGAGCCTGCGCGGCGGGCTCTGGCTGTTTGCGGATATGGCGCTCAACATCTGGGCGCTGAGCATCGTCAAGGCCTGGGGCGCGGACGTCCCGGCGGCGCAGCTTGTGTTTCTGCGCGCGGTGACGGGCCTGTTGGTCATCGCACCCTGGATCTGGTTCGCGCGCGCCCGCTTCGCCGAGACGCGCGCGCCGGGGTTGCACCTGCTGCGCGTGGGCCTGTCGACGACGGCGCTGACTTGTTCGTTCTATGCCATCGCGCGGATGCCCTTTGCCCTGTTCACGGCCATCAACTTCACGCGCCCCTTGATGATGATCGCGCTCGCCGCGCTGTTCCTTTCCGAACGGGCGGGCCCACGGCGGTGGATGGCGGCAGGGCTGGGCCTGATCGGCGTTGTCATCGCGGTAGAGCCGGGCGGCGGGACCTCGACCCTGGCATTGCTGGCGCTGACCACGACCGTGTTCGCGGGTACAGCCGCCATCGTGGTGACGCGCAAGCTGCGCGACCAACCGACAGTGGTTCTGATGACGGTCTACACGGCGGGGCTGGCCCTGGCGACGGCGCCCCTGGCCTGGGTCGGCTGGACGCCTGTGGGCCCCTCGGACTGGCCCGTCCTGCTGGCCATCGGCCTGTTCGCACAATCGGCGCAGGTCTGTTTTCTGCAGGCCCATCGCCTGGCCGAGGCCGGGCTGCTGGCGATCCTGGGGTACGGCAGCCTGATCCTGTCGACGACCGTGGGTTGGCTGATCTTTGCAGAGGTGCCGCGCGCCGGGTTCTGGATCGGCGCAGGCCTGATCGTGGTCAGCACCGTTATGGCGCGCAACAGCGCGGGGCATCGCAAACAAGGGGGATAG